GATTAGACCACAAAATGACGGCCCGGGTTTCAATTATGGTGAGATATCCGGGCTAACCGGCGTCAAGGAGACTCACATGAAACTGACGTGCGGGACGGCGGTAATTTTTCTTCTTGCGGCGTGCGTTCCCGCACTGGCGGAAACCCGCACGGTGTGGCTGGACGAACTGGACTTGGGCGTGATACACCAGGGCTGGGGGACGCCGCAGCCACGGAAATCCGTCAAGGAGCGGGAAATCCTCATGGGCGGAAAGCGGTATGAGCGGGGGGTCGGCTCCCACGCGCCGGGTTCCATCCACGTGGAACTGGACGGGAACGCAGAGCGGTTTCAGGCCGTGGTCGGCCTGGACGATGAGGTGGGCGGGCAGGGCAGCGCCACCATTAAAGTGTTCGGGGACGGCAAACTTCTCTTCGAAAGCGCCGTCCTCAAGGGCGGCAACGCGCCGGTGACCCTGGACTTGGATGTGTCGGGTCTGCGCCGCCTGACACTCATCATGGGGGACGCGGGCGACGGCATCAGTTATGACAACGTGGACTGGGCCGACGCGAAATTCATTGTTTCCGGCGAGTCCCCGAAACTGGTCGCGGCCCCCCGCGAGGAGGCGGTCATCCTAACCCCGCCACCGCCGGCCTCGCCGGAAATCAACGGCCCGCGCATTTTCGGGGTCACCCCCGGCGCGCCCTTCATCTACCGCATCCCCGCCACGGGCGAACGGCCCATGCGCTTCGCCGCCGACGGGCTCCCGGCGGGCCTTGCCCTTGACCCGGACACGGGCATCATCACGGGGCGCGTTGAAAACCCGGAGAAACGGACCTGGCCGGTGACGTTCCGTGCGGAAAACGGCCACGGCGCGGCGGCGCGGGAGTTCCACATCGTGGTGGGCGACACCCTCGCCCTGACCCCGCCCATGGGCTGGAACCACTGGTACGCCCACTATGACCGCGTCACGGACGCCATGATGCGCGAGGCGGCGGACATCATGGTCAGTTCCGGCATGGCGGACGCCGGATACATGTATGTGAACATTGACGACTGCTGGATGAACGCGCCCAAACACAGGGACCCGAAACGGGTCGGCCCCCTGCGTGATGAAAACGGCGTGCTGGTGCCCAACCAGTATTTCCCGGACATGGCGGCGCTGGCGGACTACATCCACGGCAAGGGCCTGCGCGCGGGAATTTACATCTCACCGGGTAAACTGACCTGCGCGGGATTCGCGGGCAGTTACGGACACGAGGCGCTGGACGCGAAGACCTTCTCGGACTGGGGCTATGACTTCCTCAAGTACGACTGGTGCTCCTACAGCGAGGTCGCCCCGAACAAAAGGATTGACTCGCTGAAAAAGCCCTACATCGAGATGTCGGCGCTGCTGCGCGCGCAGGACCGCGACATGGTCTTCAACCTCTGCCAGTACGGCTGGGGCAGCGTGTGGAAATGGGGCGAGGAGGTCGGCGGCCACTGCTGGCGCACCGCCGGGGACCTCGGCTTTGAACTGACCGGCTACCACGACGTGGCACGGCGCAACGCGGCACATCACCCGTATGCCCGGCCCGGCGCGTGGAACGACCCGGACTACCTCCAAATCGGGTATGTCGGCGCGG
This region of Candidatus Hydrogenedentota bacterium genomic DNA includes:
- a CDS encoding NPCBM/NEW2 domain-containing protein, with the translated sequence MKLTCGTAVIFLLAACVPALAETRTVWLDELDLGVIHQGWGTPQPRKSVKEREILMGGKRYERGVGSHAPGSIHVELDGNAERFQAVVGLDDEVGGQGSATIKVFGDGKLLFESAVLKGGNAPVTLDLDVSGLRRLTLIMGDAGDGISYDNVDWADAKFIVSGESPKLVAAPREEAVILTPPPPASPEINGPRIFGVTPGAPFIYRIPATGERPMRFAADGLPAGLALDPDTGIITGRVENPEKRTWPVTFRAENGHGAAAREFHIVVGDTLALTPPMGWNHWYAHYDRVTDAMMREAADIMVSSGMADAGYMYVNIDDCWMNAPKHRDPKRVGPLRDENGVLVPNQYFPDMAALADYIHGKGLRAGIYISPGKLTCAGFAGSYGHEALDAKTFSDWGYDFLKYDWCSYSEVAPNKRIDSLKKPYIEMSALLRAQDRDMVFNLCQYGWGSVWKWGEEVGGHCWRTAGDLGFELTGYHDVARRNAAHHPYARPGAWNDPDYLQIGYVGAANVMGDPVPCPLTPNEQYSYMSLWCLMAAPLVYSGDMTRLDPFTLNVLCNPEVIDIDQDPLGKQGFPVVQEDGFEVWTKPLEDGSLAVGLFNTEELPRELTLDFAAVGLKGKRQLRDLWRRQDLGEFENTFTATIPRHGVCLLRVCPAP